The genomic stretch CAGAAGATATAATATAATTTTTTATAGGAGTTTTACGATATGATGAATATATCAGTTAGTGACGACAAACAAGAAACTGGTTTTCTCGCAGCGGAAAAAGGTGCTCAGATGATCAATGAGGCCATCAAGAAAAAAGGCCATGCTACGATAATCCTTGCTACAGGTGCCAGTCAGTTCGAAATGTTAAATCATCTTGTAAAAACAGGTATTAAATGGTCAAAAGTGGAGGTATTCCACTTGGATGAGTATATCGGGATTCCCTTGAGTCATCCAGCGAGTTTCCGAAAGTATCTGAAAGAACGCTTCGTCGAAAAGGTAGGTAACCTCAGAAAATTCAACTATATTGACGGTAATGCTGATGATATTAACTCTGAAATCGAGCGTCTGTCTGATCTAATATCTGATAAAATTATTGATGTTGCTTTCGTTGGAGTAGGAGAGAACGGACATCTGGCATTCAATGATCCGCCAGCTGATTTTGAGACCGAAAAACCCTACTTGGTGGTTAATCTAGATGAAGCCTGTAGAAAGCAGCAGTTAGGAGAGGGGTGGTTCTCTAAATTAGATGATGTTCCCATCCAGGCTGTTTCGATGAGCGTTCGGCAGATTATAAAGTCTACCCACATTATCAATACTGTGCCGGATGTGCGCAAGGCGGAGGCTGTTTCTTGTGCGCTGGCTGGTCCAGTATCAACACTTTGTCCTGCTTCAATACTACAAAATCATGGTAGTTGTCATTGGTTCCTTGACAAAGACTCGGCTTCACTACTTCCTGAGAAGTTTTCCTAATGACACTATGTGCATATAAACATGACGCAGAGGGGCTGTCACTCGTCTATGAGGGTGACAACCGTGTTGTTGGACTGAAGAATTATCAGCTGACTAACAATATCCTTAATTTTCGAGAGTTGGAGAGACATTTGGAGACGGATGAGCAGTTCGTTCTTTTAGAAGGGTCATGTCTAATGGTCACGCTAAAGGATGATGTAATTGATCCCGCCTTCGAGTTCACCTGGTTGCAGATTGGTGTTCTATATAATGTACCAAAAGGTTTGTGGCATGCGACAGTGATGACCCCTGGAACAAAGATGATAATAATAGAAAACTCTGGAACCACTACTAACAATAGTGAACGCAGAAACTTAACCCGGGATCAAATAGCTATGATTCAGGATTTCTATTCCAAATGAAAGTAAAAACTTAAATTTGCCCCTGACATTCCGCATATACCCAAATTTGTTGATCATTGGAGCACCAAGTTGATCGGTGCGAATGCGAAGCCGAGTATTCACTGTTATGTGCTTGTCAACACCGAAATGGAATTGCCCTTTCGCAATTTAGCACCGGTGACGACATGTGCTGAACCGCGCCATTTTCAGAATAAGTCATTTCATAATCTCTTCAGCCCGGCGGAGGAGGGCTTCGGCTTTGGAGTTTCCGGTCTTTGTCCTTTTTACACGCCCCCTGAAGGTTTTATATGCCCTTGTGTACCCAAAACGGTGCATTTGATCAGCTGCCAGGCAAAATCAGACTAATGACATTATCCACTTAAATGCTTTAATGAGAAGAAGATATAAAAAAGAGCTCCCGGTTTGGGAGCCCTGATTGTGCCGCCGAACAGAATCGAACTGTTGACACGAGGATTTTCAGTCCTCTGCTCTACCGACTGAGCTACAGCGGCACTTGTGGGAGTATTTATACCCAAGGTCTGAAAAAGTGTCAAGCCCGCTTAATTGGATTTTTCCGGTCATGGACGCTTCTGTGTATTGTTGTGCCCATTGCCGCTTGGCATACTTGAAAATCTTTTACATCTTGACATAAAGGGGGCCTGTCATTATTCTGAACGTCGATCTTAAAGGATCATGGACGCGTAGCTCAGCTGGATAGAGCGCTGCCCTCCGGAGGCAGAGGTCGTGAGTTCGAATCTCGCCGCGTTCAAATGTTCTTTACCCGGCCGGGCCAATACGCCTGATCGGGTTTTTTTTATCCTTCCTTATGCAAACTGATATGTGAATCCTTTTCCTGTCATCGGTAACACCAGAAAAAATTCTGCAATTAAAAACTTGCCAAACTGGTTAACCAGTGTTATCATTAATATGTAACTGGTTAACCAGTTGTATTTATTATTACCAGCAGAGCAGGTTGCATGCGCAAGGATGACCCAGTAGATGTAATTATTCAGGAACTCCAGAAAATGCTTCGGGCGGAGACAATCAAACCCGGAGGAAAGATCCCGTCGGAGAGGATACTGACGGATAAGCTTAAAACGAGCAGGGGCTATGTACGCAAAGCGCTCCAGAAGCTTGAATTTTATGGTGTCTTGGAAATTCGCCCGCAAAGAGGAATCTATCTTTCAGGTATGCGTCCGATTGCCCTGGATGCGCTGATCACAAATATTCGTAACTTTGATGCTTTCACCATGGAAGATCTGATTGAGACCCGCTCATACCTGGAAATATTTTCTGCTCGTCTTGCGGCGGAAAGGGGAGATTCCGGGGACTATGCCAGAATTACAAAGGCAAATGAAGATTTTCAGCAGGCTTTTAAGCTAAAAAGTTCCACTTTGGAAGAGGATCATCTGTTTCATTTGGCAATAGTCAAGGCATCAAAGAATAAGGTTCTGGAATCCCTCATTACCCAGATCACCCCGGAGATCATAGCAATGAATAAGAACTTTAAGGAGGACCAGAACCTGGTTTTTAAGAACAGCCTCCATGAACATGAAGATGTACTGAAGAATATATTGGACAGGAACCCTGAAGGGGCCGCTGCGGCTATGGAGAATCACATGAGTGAATCCAGGAGCAGACGGCTTGATCCGGAGAATCCAACATTACATAAAGGAGCAGAAGGAAAAAGTCTATGAGAATAAAAAATGAAACTGTTTCAGCGGAGGGCGAGAAAATAAAGGACCTGGCCATTCAATTAAGGCGCGATACAGTCCGCATGATCAGAAACGCCGGTCACGGACACATTGGCGGAGCCCTTGGGCTTGCGGATTTTATGGCAGTACTCTATGGCGGGGGCATGTTCACAGAGCCCTCCCGGATTGATGATCCGGATCGGGACCGCCTGGTACTGAGTAACGGACACACCTGTGCAGTCTGGTATGCAGCACTTGCCCGAAAAGGATTCTTTCCCCTGGAACAGCTAGGCGCATTTCGCAGGATGGGTTCCCCGCTGCAGGGACATCCCGCGCGCAAGATGATGCCGGGGATTGTCGAAACATCCACCGGTCCGTTGGGACAGGGGCTTTCCGTGGCGAATGGAATAGCGATGTCCATGATGCTGCGCAAATCTAAGGGGACAGTGTTTTGTATCATGGGGGACGGTGAACTTCAGGAAGGGCAGGTGTGGGAAGCGGTTATGACCGCCGCTCATTATCATCTGGATAATCTCATAGCTTTTATAAACTACAATAATCTGCAGATAGATGGATCCGTCGATACAGTTATGAAAATAGACCCACTAATAGAAAGGTTCCGGGCTTTTGGATGGCACGCCGTGGAAATTGATGGAAACGATATTCCTTCCATCGTTAAAACAATGAAATTGTGCAGGAATAAGTCAGGGTTACCCTCGGTGATTATTGGTCGAACAAAAATGGGGAAGGGGGTTCCTTTTATGGAGGACAAAGCCGAGTGGCACGGAAGCTGTCCTTCGGAAGCCCAGACAGAAAACGCCCTTCGTATATTAGGAAGTTCCGTAAACTACAATGATTTTCCGTTGGAAGCGGCGCCAATTTCCGGGAGGATAGCCTGATGTACGCTGGAATCAAGGCAATGCGCGAAGCCTTCGGAGATGCCCTTGTTGATCTGGGAGCGGAAAATGAGAAGATTGTTGTTCTGACCGCTGATTTGACGGATGCGGTTAAGGTAACCGGCTTTAAAAAGGCCTATCCTGAGCGTTTTTTTCAGATGGGGATAAAGGAGTCGGACATGATCGGGACGGCCGCCGGAATGGCGGTTGACGGCCTTGTTCCCTTTGCAACGACCTTCGCGGTATTTGCGACCAGCCTTGCGAATCAGGCGGTCCGGGTTTCGGTTGGATACAATCAGGCCAATGTAAAAATAGCTACCAGTCACGGCGGTATGTGTGTAGGAGCAGATGGCGCGACTCACCAGAGTTTCGAAGACATAGCCCTCATGCGTCTTATCCCGGGTATGACAGTCATGGTGCCCTGTGATGCCAATGAAGCATACAAGGCTACCAGGGCGGCCGCAGCGATGAACGGCCCTGTTTACCTGCGCCTTGGCAGAATCCCGACTCCGGTTATTACAAGTGCGGAAACACACTATGTTCCGGGACAAGCTGCGGTACTGAGGGACGGCAGGGATGTCGCAATAATCGCAGCAGGCATGATGGTGAGCACTGCCCTGGATGCTGCGGATCGTCTGGCCCGGGAGGGAATTTCCGCCAGGATTATCAACATGCATACAATTAAACCTCTGGACGAAGATGCTGTTCGCCGGGCTGCTGGAGAATGCGGTTGCCTTGTCACTGCGGAGGAGCATTCCGTTATAGGCGGTCTGGGGAGCGCGTGTGCGGATCTGCTTGTCCGGAAATCGCCTGTTCCCCTGGCAATGGTCGGAGTACAGGACACCTTCGGTGAATCCGGAGAACCGGAAGAGATCCTGAAAAAATACGGACTCACGTCCTCGGATATCTGTGAAAACGTCAGGCTTGTCCTGAGTAAAAAAAATAGGAGGGATTTATGAAGAAATCCGGTATTCTTGTATTGGTTCTGTTGCTGATCTGTCCGGCACTTTTTGCAGGAGGAGGAAGCGAGGCCTCCGAAGCTGAAGAGCAGGTGGTAAGGTTCTGGTATCACTTTGATAATCCGGAAACTGCTTTGAATCCTCTCATCGAGAAATTCGAAAGGGAGAATCCGGGTATCCGGATCGAAGCGGATCGGGTTGCCTGGGATGTATACAACCAGAAACTGCTTACCGCGGTTGCCGGCGGATATCCGCCGGATGTCGCTCAGGTAAAACTCTGGTGGCAGCCTCAGCTCGTGGAAATGGGTGCTCTTCTTCCTCTGGATGATTACATCGCCTCCTGGGACGGAAAAGACGACATCTACGAAAATGTCTGGGAGCTTACCCGGTATACTGACGGCAAACAGTATTACATGCCCCTGCAGATGGTAATTCTCTACCTTTACTACCGGCAGGATATATTCGATGAGCTGGGACTCGAGGTTCCGAAAACCCGGGAAGAGTTCCTTGACGCGGCGAAAAAACTGACCCGCGACACCGATGGCGATGGAGTGATCGACGTTTACGGTTTTGGGATTCGCGGTGCCCGGGGAGGTCACGACTGGTGGGGAACCTTTGTTTTATCCAGCGGGGCTCAATTCTTCGATGAGAACGGTAATTCAGGGCTTACAAGTCCTGAAGCTATAGCCGCCAATCAATGGTTTATCGATCTTTACCGGGTGCACGAGGTGAGTCCCCCGACAACTCCCAGTGACGGTTTTAAGGAAATTATTGCCAACATGATTTCCGGCCGTACAGCCATGACGATACATCACCTGGGTAGTGCTGCACAGATGGAGGAGGCCCTGGGAGATAAGATTTCCGCTGCTCCGGTACCTCGGGGAACAGAAGGCTATTGGACATCCTTCGGGGATGAGGAGAATGCAGTTTTTGCAGCGACTAAGGTTCCTGATGCCGCTTTCAAGTGGGCAGCCTTCCTTGCGGAAGCTGAAAACAATGCTATCTGGCAGAAGTCCAGCGGCCAGGTTTCCATAAACAAGAGTAATGCTTCGGCAGATGCTGACCGCTTTCTCAAGGCAACAACGGATTCAGCGGATTTTGCCGGCGTACTTCCTGCTCACCCGGGAACCGCTGAATTTGTAGAATCCCTGTGGCCCGCACTGATGCAGCAGGCTTTTGCCGGTGATATTACCAGCGCCGAGATGATGCAGGCAATTGAAGATCACTTCACAAAATAAGTCATCCGGCTGAATATCTTAAAAAAATGGGGACTGCCGATTTATTATTCAAAGGTTGGCAGTCCCGCTGTTTCTTTGAAAGAGGAGTAACCTGTGACGGAATCGCGCCGCAGACTGGATATTTTTCCCTATGTTCTTATTTCTCCGGCAATACTTGCAACTCTGGCGGTTGTTTTTTTTCCAATGTTTCGCACGATGGTCTACAGCGTGATGCAGTACATTCTGTATAAACCCCAGGAAAAGGCTTTTAACGGTTTGGCAAATTATATTCAGGCGTTTTCCGACCCTCTGTTTTATTCTTCTTTATTGAATACCGTCATATGGATTTCCGGGATTATCGTCTTTCAGTTTCTTCTTGGTTTTGTAACCGCATTAATTCTCAATAACAGCTTTCCGGGCCAGGGGCTGGCGCGTTCTCTTGTACTGATTCCCTGGGTTACCCCCAGTGTAATTACTGCATTGATGTGGCGATGGATGTATGACGGGAATTATGGACTGATTAATCAGATCCTCCGGCGCCTGGGGCTTATCAATGAGTTTATTCCCTTTCTTGCTGACAAATCCACTGCCCTGGGGGCAATCATTTTTGCTTTGATCTGGCAGGGCTTTCCGTTTTTTGCAGTAATGCTCCTTGCTGGTCTACAGGCCATACCGCAGGAATTGTACGAGGCTGCATCCATTGATGGTGCAGGTAAGGTGGACAGTT from Marispirochaeta sp. encodes the following:
- a CDS encoding sugar ABC transporter substrate-binding protein, whose protein sequence is MKKSGILVLVLLLICPALFAGGGSEASEAEEQVVRFWYHFDNPETALNPLIEKFERENPGIRIEADRVAWDVYNQKLLTAVAGGYPPDVAQVKLWWQPQLVEMGALLPLDDYIASWDGKDDIYENVWELTRYTDGKQYYMPLQMVILYLYYRQDIFDELGLEVPKTREEFLDAAKKLTRDTDGDGVIDVYGFGIRGARGGHDWWGTFVLSSGAQFFDENGNSGLTSPEAIAANQWFIDLYRVHEVSPPTTPSDGFKEIIANMISGRTAMTIHHLGSAAQMEEALGDKISAAPVPRGTEGYWTSFGDEENAVFAATKVPDAAFKWAAFLAEAENNAIWQKSSGQVSINKSNASADADRFLKATTDSADFAGVLPAHPGTAEFVESLWPALMQQAFAGDITSAEMMQAIEDHFTK
- a CDS encoding transketolase, with the translated sequence MRIKNETVSAEGEKIKDLAIQLRRDTVRMIRNAGHGHIGGALGLADFMAVLYGGGMFTEPSRIDDPDRDRLVLSNGHTCAVWYAALARKGFFPLEQLGAFRRMGSPLQGHPARKMMPGIVETSTGPLGQGLSVANGIAMSMMLRKSKGTVFCIMGDGELQEGQVWEAVMTAAHYHLDNLIAFINYNNLQIDGSVDTVMKIDPLIERFRAFGWHAVEIDGNDIPSIVKTMKLCRNKSGLPSVIIGRTKMGKGVPFMEDKAEWHGSCPSEAQTENALRILGSSVNYNDFPLEAAPISGRIA
- a CDS encoding FadR/GntR family transcriptional regulator, giving the protein MRKDDPVDVIIQELQKMLRAETIKPGGKIPSERILTDKLKTSRGYVRKALQKLEFYGVLEIRPQRGIYLSGMRPIALDALITNIRNFDAFTMEDLIETRSYLEIFSARLAAERGDSGDYARITKANEDFQQAFKLKSSTLEEDHLFHLAIVKASKNKVLESLITQITPEIIAMNKNFKEDQNLVFKNSLHEHEDVLKNILDRNPEGAAAAMENHMSESRSRRLDPENPTLHKGAEGKSL
- a CDS encoding glucosamine-6-phosphate deaminase → MMNISVSDDKQETGFLAAEKGAQMINEAIKKKGHATIILATGASQFEMLNHLVKTGIKWSKVEVFHLDEYIGIPLSHPASFRKYLKERFVEKVGNLRKFNYIDGNADDINSEIERLSDLISDKIIDVAFVGVGENGHLAFNDPPADFETEKPYLVVNLDEACRKQQLGEGWFSKLDDVPIQAVSMSVRQIIKSTHIINTVPDVRKAEAVSCALAGPVSTLCPASILQNHGSCHWFLDKDSASLLPEKFS
- a CDS encoding sugar ABC transporter permease; the encoded protein is MTESRRRLDIFPYVLISPAILATLAVVFFPMFRTMVYSVMQYILYKPQEKAFNGLANYIQAFSDPLFYSSLLNTVIWISGIIVFQFLLGFVTALILNNSFPGQGLARSLVLIPWVTPSVITALMWRWMYDGNYGLINQILRRLGLINEFIPFLADKSTALGAIIFALIWQGFPFFAVMLLAGLQAIPQELYEAASIDGAGKVDSFRRITLPMLKPIILTTVLLRTIWVANSLDIIIIMTGGGPGYSTYTLPVYSYIKAYKGMDFGYASTLAVFLTIFLMIIVFGYIRSILKSEN
- a CDS encoding transketolase C-terminal domain-containing protein encodes the protein MYAGIKAMREAFGDALVDLGAENEKIVVLTADLTDAVKVTGFKKAYPERFFQMGIKESDMIGTAAGMAVDGLVPFATTFAVFATSLANQAVRVSVGYNQANVKIATSHGGMCVGADGATHQSFEDIALMRLIPGMTVMVPCDANEAYKATRAAAAMNGPVYLRLGRIPTPVITSAETHYVPGQAAVLRDGRDVAIIAAGMMVSTALDAADRLAREGISARIINMHTIKPLDEDAVRRAAGECGCLVTAEEHSVIGGLGSACADLLVRKSPVPLAMVGVQDTFGESGEPEEILKKYGLTSSDICENVRLVLSKKNRRDL